One window of Candidatus Nitrospira kreftii genomic DNA carries:
- a CDS encoding NADH-quinone oxidoreductase subunit C/D 2 has translation MSVMIDEHMQSLTDTLLNKFSEAVLSVDVDTARSEVTVQVAASRILEVARFLHDDPAACFDHITDICSADYPADQERFEVIYLLLSLPYGKRIRLKARVTEDNPALDSVTSVWRGATFLEREVYDMMGIRFMGHPDLRRILLPEDYAEGYPLRKDFPTEGRGWRSQFDFIPRLDEPPVEHIESEVPEAEKKLFLAEPSASSSSRREELLLNMGPQHPSTHGVVRVVLELDGERIVKATPDLGYLHRGVEKLAEGLAYMQIIPHTDRLDYVCAMANNYAYVRAVEKLLGISVPERAEYIRTIVAEMQRILGHLFWLGAQALDIGAMTVFFWTFRERETLLDMFERLCGARLTLNYYRIGGVDSDFTPELVDRLKTFLDTFPEKVDEYDSLLASNRIWLGRTKHVAVISGEDAINFGMTGPALRGSGVAYDVRKLEPYGVYHKVDWEVPVGKNGDTYDRYWIRVEEMRQSARIIQQCLDQLPPGQIIADEPQYIPPPKQQVMRDMESLIHHFIIFTQGFKPPKGETYCATEAPKGELGFFIISDGSPRPYRLKIRSPSFIHMGAFDHMARGYLISDIITIFGTYDVVMGECDR, from the coding sequence ATGAGCGTGATGATTGACGAACACATGCAATCTCTCACCGACACACTGCTGAACAAGTTCTCGGAAGCGGTGCTCTCTGTCGATGTCGACACGGCCCGATCAGAGGTCACCGTTCAGGTCGCCGCGTCGAGGATCTTGGAGGTCGCTCGGTTTTTACACGATGACCCCGCAGCCTGCTTTGACCACATTACCGATATATGCTCCGCGGACTATCCAGCCGATCAGGAACGGTTTGAAGTCATCTATCTTTTATTGTCACTTCCGTACGGTAAGCGCATTCGCCTCAAGGCCCGAGTGACCGAAGACAACCCTGCCCTCGATTCGGTCACGAGCGTGTGGCGTGGGGCGACCTTCTTGGAGCGAGAAGTCTACGACATGATGGGGATCCGATTCATGGGCCACCCGGATCTCCGTCGCATCCTTCTCCCGGAGGATTACGCTGAAGGCTATCCTCTGCGCAAGGATTTCCCGACCGAAGGTCGTGGATGGCGCAGTCAATTCGACTTCATCCCTCGCCTCGATGAGCCACCGGTCGAGCACATTGAAAGTGAAGTTCCGGAGGCCGAAAAGAAGCTGTTTCTCGCCGAGCCATCCGCATCCTCGTCGAGTCGGCGAGAAGAATTATTGCTGAACATGGGTCCACAGCATCCGAGTACGCACGGTGTCGTACGGGTCGTCCTTGAGCTAGATGGAGAGCGAATCGTGAAGGCCACGCCGGACCTCGGCTATCTCCATCGTGGAGTTGAGAAATTGGCTGAAGGCCTGGCCTACATGCAGATCATCCCCCATACCGACCGCCTCGATTATGTCTGCGCCATGGCGAATAATTACGCCTATGTACGAGCCGTTGAAAAGCTGCTCGGCATCAGCGTGCCTGAACGAGCCGAGTACATCCGTACCATCGTCGCGGAGATGCAGCGTATCCTCGGCCATCTGTTCTGGCTGGGGGCCCAGGCGCTGGATATCGGAGCTATGACCGTCTTCTTTTGGACATTTCGCGAGCGAGAGACCCTGCTCGATATGTTTGAAAGATTGTGCGGAGCCAGACTCACCTTGAACTATTACCGGATCGGCGGCGTGGACAGCGACTTCACTCCAGAGCTGGTGGATCGGCTCAAGACGTTCTTGGACACCTTTCCCGAGAAGGTAGATGAATACGATTCATTGCTGGCCAGCAACCGAATATGGTTGGGACGGACAAAACACGTCGCCGTGATCTCCGGGGAAGACGCGATCAATTTTGGCATGACTGGTCCGGCCTTGCGTGGATCCGGCGTCGCGTACGATGTTCGTAAACTCGAACCCTACGGCGTCTACCACAAGGTGGACTGGGAAGTACCGGTCGGGAAAAATGGCGACACCTATGATCGCTATTGGATCCGCGTCGAGGAGATGCGGCAAAGCGCCCGGATCATCCAGCAATGCCTGGATCAGTTGCCGCCTGGACAGATCATCGCCGATGAGCCGCAGTACATCCCGCCGCCGAAGCAGCAAGTGATGCGCGACATGGAGAGCCTGATTCACCATTTCATCATCTTCACGCAAGGCTTCAAGCCGCCGAAGGGGGAAACGTATTGCGCGACCGAGGCACCAAAAGGTGAACTGGGATTTTTCATCATCAGCGACGGGAGCCCCCGTCCCTATCGATTGAAGATTCGGTCTCCTTCTTTCATTCATATGGGTGCGTTCGATCACATGGCTCGAGGCTATTTGATTTCCGACATCATCACGATTTTCGGCACGTATGATGTCGTCATGGGAGAGTGCGACCGGTGA
- a CDS encoding NADH-quinone oxidoreductase subunit E 2: protein MTFSEKYKDEITDILSRYPVKRSALIPLLYVAQRDQGYVTESVMREIAALLRLTPPQVYETITFYTMFNLKPMGKFHLQVCKSLMCALVGSDTLFGWINAKLGIAPGETTADGLFSLSAVECLAACGTGPMMQINDDYYEQLTEDKLDRILSDLRSTGTSPLKSGPFMWPEPTPAERASEA, encoded by the coding sequence ATGACGTTCTCGGAAAAATATAAAGACGAAATCACCGATATCCTATCGCGCTATCCGGTCAAGCGTTCTGCCCTGATTCCGCTTCTCTATGTCGCGCAGCGCGATCAAGGCTACGTGACCGAGTCAGTGATGCGGGAGATTGCGGCGCTTCTCAGACTCACGCCACCACAAGTCTATGAGACGATTACCTTCTATACGATGTTTAACCTCAAGCCGATGGGTAAGTTCCACTTGCAGGTCTGCAAATCCCTCATGTGCGCGCTCGTGGGTTCAGACACGCTGTTCGGATGGATCAACGCGAAGCTGGGGATTGCGCCAGGCGAGACCACGGCAGACGGGCTATTTAGCCTCAGCGCAGTGGAGTGTTTGGCTGCTTGCGGGACCGGTCCAATGATGCAGATCAATGATGACTACTACGAGCAACTGACTGAAGACAAACTAGATCGCATTCTATCCGATCTACGCTCAACGGGGACCAGCCCCCTAAAGAGCGGGCCCTTCATGTGGCCGGAACCGACGCCCGCAGAGCGGGCGAGTGAAGCGTGA
- a CDS encoding NADH:ubiquinone oxidoreductase, chain F: MPQHELILLKNMMQPGYTGSLSDYEKTGGYQALRKTLGKIAPADVTAMVRKSGLRGRGGAGFPTGVKWGFLPKDYQGPRYLCCNADESEPGTFKDRQLMERDPHQVLEGIVLSCYAIGAETAFIYIRGEMVLGSKILEHAIAEARAAGYIGHNILGTGIHADVWVHRGAGAYICGEETALLESLEGKRGLPRIKPPFPATHGLYNKPTVVNNVETLANLPHIMSRGPEWFAAIGSPPKSTGTRVFCVSGHVKRPGNYEVPMGVTVRELVYEHAGGMRSDKPIKAFIPGGASAPFLTPAHLDVKLDFEHVAAAGSMLGSGGVTVMEEGTSMVWAALRLMEFFYHESCGKCSPCREGSSWLVQTLRRILTKRGRMEDLETLLDLCKNIAGRTICAFGDAEVAPIQSTLKYWRQEYVDLINEAEAANLIKLEPVGRG, from the coding sequence ATGCCTCAACACGAACTCATTCTTCTGAAAAACATGATGCAGCCCGGCTATACCGGGTCCTTATCGGACTATGAAAAGACAGGAGGCTATCAAGCTTTGCGCAAGACGCTGGGCAAGATTGCTCCGGCAGATGTCACGGCCATGGTTCGAAAATCCGGCTTGCGAGGACGCGGCGGCGCAGGCTTCCCGACCGGCGTAAAGTGGGGGTTCCTACCGAAAGATTATCAAGGTCCCCGTTACCTATGTTGCAATGCAGACGAAAGCGAACCCGGGACGTTCAAAGACCGGCAATTGATGGAACGCGACCCTCACCAAGTCCTGGAAGGAATCGTGTTGTCCTGCTACGCGATCGGTGCGGAAACCGCCTTCATCTATATCCGCGGCGAAATGGTCTTGGGCTCCAAGATTTTGGAGCATGCCATCGCCGAAGCAAGAGCCGCCGGGTACATCGGGCACAATATTCTTGGCACGGGTATTCATGCGGACGTTTGGGTCCATCGAGGGGCAGGCGCGTACATTTGCGGCGAGGAAACCGCGCTGTTGGAATCACTCGAAGGCAAGCGCGGTCTTCCTCGTATTAAGCCTCCGTTTCCAGCGACCCATGGCCTCTACAATAAACCGACCGTGGTCAACAATGTCGAAACACTGGCCAACCTGCCGCACATCATGAGCCGAGGCCCTGAATGGTTTGCCGCGATCGGGTCGCCTCCCAAAAGCACGGGCACGAGAGTCTTCTGTGTCAGCGGACATGTCAAGCGCCCGGGCAATTATGAAGTTCCGATGGGTGTCACAGTACGCGAGCTGGTGTACGAACATGCCGGAGGTATGCGTTCAGATAAACCGATCAAAGCATTCATCCCCGGAGGAGCTTCGGCGCCGTTTCTCACGCCGGCTCATCTCGACGTGAAGCTGGATTTTGAGCATGTCGCGGCGGCAGGATCGATGCTGGGATCCGGCGGCGTGACGGTGATGGAAGAAGGGACGAGCATGGTCTGGGCGGCACTGAGGTTGATGGAATTTTTCTATCATGAGTCCTGTGGAAAATGTAGTCCCTGCCGAGAGGGCAGTTCGTGGCTCGTCCAGACTTTGCGCAGAATTTTGACGAAGCGAGGTCGGATGGAGGACCTTGAAACCTTGCTAGATCTATGCAAAAACATTGCAGGCCGCACGATCTGCGCCTTCGGCGATGCAGAGGTTGCTCCCATCCAAAGCACCCTGAAGTATTGGCGGCAAGAGTATGTCGATCTTATCAATGAAGCAGAGGCAGCCAATCTGATCAAACTGGAACCGGTCGGGCGAGGATGA
- a CDS encoding NADH-quinone oxidoreductase, subunit G yields the protein MTTPTAQIVRLTIDGMTVKVPKGTLVIEAARRVGVMIPHFCYHPKLKPDANCRMCLVEIEKMPKLQTACSTPVDEGMSVRTATTVVNDAHRSVLEFILANHPLDCPVCDQGGKCDLQDFSHQYTATSRFVETKRIFQKEYFSPLIETQMNRCVQCLRCVRYCDEVMDVKALAPVGRGTMTEIKHFGPHPLNCEFCGGCVQICPVGAITSRLSMYEYRPWMLKRADTICGYCGDGCQMTVQTKDQELIEVNSAHGAGRNNGDLCARGFFGFHAASHPERLTHPLIRKNGALVQTTWEEALEYVATRVSELQQMHGGESFGGLISGRCTNEELYVFQKFMRVAIGTNNIDSSARYGHVNGLHAMRLVQGTHRWTITFDDILDADVLLLVGTNITETNPITGLKVKEAVKKRQATLITIESLEPVIDTMSNIANLSHHHFCIPPSEMQNGILGLLKAILEENLIPPDISERHPAYVKAVTTALRAFSWQDLQRATGIEPDSYIQAAKVLAAGRRVIVLTGQVLLRSERGYAGSLTLLDLLILTGKLDQPGCGFAPLAEENNDQGAVEMGAIAEFLPGVCFADNAADRERFMRLWRRDLPLAVGASLVDMLHRAQAGSLKAMFIVGENPVASLPAPIRAEDSLRKLDLLVCQELFLTETAALAHVVLPAASSMEKSGTFTNTEGHVQAVRPSIEPIGESRPDWEVFAALSILLGTPMEYAESKDILKEIRGTISGYTSLGPTPLPPTVDSTAMDRFLSEGYQPNLTTRYQLIAPKPRPDGTLQMRFGQSLFHSGKLSTRSKGLLQLEGKGRLRINPADADRFAVMNGDRVRLCSTAGEMTTEIQIMERVPQGTAWFPDHFGQAALGLFECAIDPITYVPSFRTATVSVMKVA from the coding sequence ATGACGACTCCCACTGCACAAATAGTTCGCCTGACGATTGATGGGATGACGGTCAAGGTCCCGAAAGGAACGTTGGTCATCGAAGCGGCGCGTCGCGTCGGCGTCATGATTCCGCATTTCTGCTATCATCCGAAGCTCAAACCGGATGCCAATTGCCGCATGTGTCTGGTCGAAATCGAAAAGATGCCCAAACTTCAGACCGCCTGTAGCACACCGGTAGACGAAGGAATGAGCGTACGCACTGCGACCACCGTGGTCAATGATGCCCATCGCTCGGTGCTCGAGTTCATCCTCGCCAATCATCCGCTCGATTGTCCGGTCTGCGATCAAGGAGGGAAATGCGATCTTCAGGATTTCTCCCATCAATACACGGCCACGAGCCGATTCGTTGAAACCAAACGCATCTTCCAAAAAGAATATTTCAGCCCCCTCATCGAAACGCAGATGAATCGCTGCGTCCAGTGCCTCCGCTGCGTCCGTTACTGCGACGAAGTCATGGATGTGAAAGCCCTAGCGCCGGTCGGTCGAGGGACCATGACCGAAATTAAGCATTTCGGTCCGCATCCGCTGAATTGCGAGTTCTGCGGTGGTTGCGTCCAAATCTGCCCGGTCGGGGCGATTACCAGCCGGCTCTCGATGTATGAGTATCGGCCCTGGATGTTGAAACGAGCCGACACCATCTGCGGATACTGCGGGGACGGATGTCAGATGACCGTCCAGACGAAGGACCAGGAGCTCATTGAGGTGAACTCCGCGCATGGAGCCGGTCGAAATAATGGAGACCTTTGTGCTCGTGGGTTTTTTGGATTCCATGCCGCCAGCCACCCCGAGCGATTAACCCACCCGCTGATCCGGAAAAACGGCGCACTCGTCCAAACGACATGGGAAGAAGCCCTCGAATACGTCGCTACCCGTGTCAGCGAACTACAACAAATGCATGGGGGCGAGAGTTTCGGCGGATTGATCTCAGGCCGGTGTACGAACGAAGAGTTGTACGTCTTTCAGAAATTTATGCGCGTAGCTATCGGCACCAACAATATCGACAGCAGCGCCCGGTACGGGCACGTCAACGGTCTGCATGCGATGCGACTCGTCCAAGGGACACATCGGTGGACCATCACCTTCGACGACATTCTGGATGCCGATGTGCTGCTACTCGTCGGCACAAACATCACCGAAACCAATCCCATCACGGGACTCAAAGTCAAAGAAGCGGTGAAGAAGCGCCAGGCAACGTTGATCACGATTGAATCGCTGGAGCCCGTCATCGACACGATGAGTAACATCGCCAATCTTTCACATCATCATTTTTGCATTCCACCCAGCGAGATGCAGAATGGTATTCTTGGTCTCTTGAAAGCCATCCTTGAGGAAAATCTGATACCGCCGGACATCTCAGAGCGACACCCTGCGTATGTTAAGGCCGTCACGACCGCCCTGCGAGCATTCTCGTGGCAAGATCTTCAGAGGGCCACCGGCATCGAGCCTGATTCCTACATACAAGCCGCCAAGGTACTGGCAGCCGGACGCCGAGTGATTGTTCTGACAGGTCAAGTGCTCCTACGCAGCGAGCGAGGGTACGCCGGCTCCTTGACTCTTCTCGATCTGCTGATTCTGACAGGAAAATTGGACCAGCCTGGGTGCGGGTTTGCACCACTGGCAGAGGAAAACAATGACCAGGGTGCCGTCGAAATGGGCGCCATTGCGGAGTTTCTGCCGGGGGTCTGCTTCGCCGACAACGCTGCGGACCGCGAGAGATTCATGCGCCTATGGAGAAGGGACCTGCCGCTCGCCGTTGGAGCCTCCCTCGTCGACATGTTGCATCGTGCCCAAGCCGGATCCCTCAAAGCCATGTTCATCGTGGGGGAGAATCCCGTGGCCAGTCTTCCCGCACCGATACGCGCAGAGGATTCGTTACGAAAGTTGGACCTTCTGGTCTGCCAGGAACTGTTTTTGACTGAGACGGCCGCCCTGGCGCATGTTGTGTTACCTGCAGCTTCTTCGATGGAAAAAAGCGGGACGTTTACAAATACCGAAGGACATGTGCAAGCCGTTCGTCCTTCGATTGAGCCAATCGGAGAAAGCCGACCCGATTGGGAGGTCTTTGCCGCACTGTCCATCCTGTTGGGCACACCGATGGAGTACGCGGAAAGCAAAGACATCCTGAAGGAAATCCGAGGTACCATTTCCGGCTATACGTCGCTCGGACCGACACCGTTGCCTCCTACAGTCGATTCTACGGCCATGGACCGTTTCCTCAGCGAGGGATACCAGCCGAATCTCACGACGCGCTACCAACTCATCGCACCGAAACCCAGGCCGGATGGAACTCTACAAATGAGATTTGGGCAGAGCCTGTTCCACTCTGGAAAGCTCTCTACTCGTTCGAAAGGTCTGCTACAGCTGGAAGGCAAGGGGCGGCTCCGGATCAATCCAGCTGATGCAGACCGTTTTGCAGTGATGAATGGAGATCGTGTTCGTCTCTGCAGCACCGCCGGAGAAATGACGACCGAGATACAAATCATGGAACGGGTGCCTCAAGGTACGGCATGGTTTCCAGATCACTTCGGCCAAGCTGCCCTCGGCCTGTTCGAGTGCGCGATAGATCCAATCACATACGTGCCATCGTTCCGGACAGCCACGGTGTCTGTGATGAAGGTTGCGTGA
- a CDS encoding NADH-quinone oxidoreductase subunit H 2 translates to MSEFGLRLAISLTQIAAVMGIVVVTVLLLTLAERKVLGWMQDRMGPMEVGPYGILQPFADAIKLFFKEDIVPAGANKFLFTMAPILCLIPAFIGFAVIPWGPNWTLEIGGITVKPFVISDINIGILYILAFASIGAYGIILGGWASNSKYSLLGGLRSAAQIISYELNVGLSIIGVVILTGSLSLVTITDAQSGWFWNWYLFALPAPQIFAFVVYVISSVAETNRVPFDLPEAESELVAGFFTEYSGLRFAFFFLAEYANMVLVSCVAAALFLGGWNAPYPGTILELLGMPSLAWVENTMWFAVKTYSFLFLFFWLRATLPRLRYDQLMKFGWKVLLPIALANIVVTSVAVFIAQQMK, encoded by the coding sequence GTGAGTGAATTCGGGTTGCGTCTTGCCATATCTCTTACCCAAATCGCCGCCGTCATGGGCATCGTGGTTGTCACGGTGCTCCTCCTCACCTTGGCCGAGCGAAAAGTGTTGGGTTGGATGCAGGACCGTATGGGTCCAATGGAAGTGGGACCATACGGCATCCTCCAGCCGTTCGCGGACGCGATCAAATTGTTTTTTAAGGAGGACATTGTCCCTGCCGGCGCCAACAAGTTCCTCTTTACGATGGCGCCCATTCTTTGCTTGATTCCTGCGTTCATTGGGTTTGCCGTCATCCCATGGGGCCCGAACTGGACGCTCGAGATCGGCGGCATCACCGTCAAACCATTCGTGATTAGCGATATCAACATCGGCATTCTCTACATCTTAGCCTTTGCCTCAATCGGTGCCTATGGCATCATCCTTGGAGGGTGGGCATCCAATAGTAAATACTCCTTACTCGGAGGGTTGCGCTCGGCCGCACAGATCATCAGTTATGAGCTCAACGTCGGGCTGTCCATCATCGGCGTGGTCATCTTAACCGGCTCACTCAGCTTGGTGACGATCACCGATGCCCAATCAGGATGGTTTTGGAACTGGTACCTTTTCGCTCTTCCCGCCCCTCAGATTTTCGCTTTTGTCGTCTATGTGATCTCATCGGTGGCCGAGACGAACCGCGTTCCGTTCGATTTGCCCGAGGCGGAAAGCGAATTGGTTGCCGGATTCTTTACCGAGTACAGCGGACTCCGATTCGCGTTCTTCTTCCTCGCCGAATACGCAAACATGGTCCTGGTGTCCTGTGTGGCTGCTGCACTGTTTCTCGGTGGTTGGAACGCTCCCTACCCCGGAACAATCCTTGAACTTTTGGGCATGCCGTCCTTGGCTTGGGTCGAGAACACCATGTGGTTCGCGGTTAAGACGTACTCGTTCTTGTTTCTCTTTTTCTGGCTTCGAGCCACGTTACCGAGACTGCGATACGATCAGCTGATGAAGTTCGGCTGGAAAGTACTGCTGCCGATCGCATTAGCGAACATTGTTGTGACGTCGGTTGCAGTGTTTATTGCTCAACAGATGAAATAA
- a CDS encoding NADH-quinone oxidoreductase subunit I, producing the protein MTSTTPAKRLSLSEWVKTITFYEILVGMKATLSHLLNYKPVTLQYPHEKRTLPDNYRGMLALLRYDDGTEKCVGCDLCEAACPSRVIRVVSAEVPDEPTKRYSKEYYMDMTRCLFCGMCVDACPVDALGMTREFEWAVYDKRQLHLNKQQLLAIGDRSFPIREKRLELQHPNVAFFNVPFKHVPPKPN; encoded by the coding sequence ATGACCTCAACCACACCCGCTAAACGTCTGAGCCTATCGGAATGGGTCAAGACCATTACCTTTTATGAAATCCTCGTCGGCATGAAGGCGACCCTGTCGCACTTGCTCAACTATAAGCCGGTCACGTTGCAATATCCCCATGAGAAACGCACACTGCCGGACAACTATCGCGGCATGCTCGCTTTGCTCCGATATGACGATGGAACGGAGAAATGCGTGGGGTGCGACCTTTGTGAAGCCGCCTGTCCTTCACGGGTTATTCGTGTCGTGAGTGCCGAGGTGCCCGACGAACCGACGAAGCGCTACTCAAAAGAATACTATATGGACATGACCCGATGCTTGTTCTGCGGGATGTGCGTCGATGCCTGTCCCGTCGACGCCTTGGGCATGACGAGAGAATTTGAATGGGCGGTGTATGATAAGCGGCAACTCCACTTGAATAAGCAGCAACTTCTCGCGATCGGCGACCGATCGTTCCCGATCCGTGAGAAACGCTTGGAACTGCAACATCCGAACGTCGCGTTCTTCAACGTGCCATTCAAGCACGTTCCGCCCAAACCGAACTGA
- a CDS encoding NADH-ubiquinone oxidoreductase chain J: MAHVFFGYFAGIIAITSILVVALRNPVYSALSLLIMFFHVAGLYVTLHAEFLAAVQVIVYAGAILVLYLFVVMLLNVNRDDRYHSQWRIAAFVCIPLSIEFFVLLSGNRGAADRQPASLPVDPHTADNTLAIGQTLFSTYLFPFEVASLILLVAMIGAIVLAKRDIGENEAKDMTQPPGAR, encoded by the coding sequence GTGGCTCACGTGTTTTTTGGATACTTCGCCGGGATCATTGCCATCACCTCTATTCTCGTGGTGGCACTAAGGAATCCCGTTTACAGCGCACTGTCCCTCCTGATCATGTTTTTCCATGTCGCGGGGCTGTACGTCACCCTCCATGCTGAATTTCTGGCGGCCGTGCAGGTCATCGTCTATGCCGGAGCCATCCTTGTCTTGTATCTGTTTGTGGTCATGCTGCTCAACGTCAACCGTGACGATCGGTACCACAGTCAATGGCGGATCGCTGCCTTCGTTTGCATTCCATTGTCGATCGAATTTTTCGTCCTGCTCTCAGGCAATAGGGGCGCAGCCGATCGTCAACCAGCCTCGCTTCCTGTCGACCCTCACACCGCAGACAATACCTTGGCCATCGGCCAGACGCTTTTCTCGACATATTTGTTCCCTTTTGAAGTGGCCTCCTTGATTCTCTTGGTCGCCATGATCGGCGCGATTGTCCTCGCGAAACGCGACATCGGCGAGAATGAGGCAAAGGACATGACTCAACCCCCAGGTGCCCGATGA
- a CDS encoding NADH-quinone oxidoreductase subunit K — MTVPVSYYLILSAIVFLTGVVGVLIRRNIIAILLSVELMLNATNINFAAFSDHLQDLGGQVFVFFALTVAAAEVAVGLAIIIALHRSKATINVEEFNLLKW, encoded by the coding sequence ATGACGGTCCCTGTTTCCTACTACCTGATCTTGAGCGCGATTGTGTTCTTGACGGGAGTCGTCGGCGTATTGATTCGTCGCAACATCATCGCCATTCTGTTGTCCGTGGAACTGATGCTGAACGCCACCAACATCAATTTCGCCGCGTTCAGCGACCACTTGCAGGATCTTGGGGGGCAAGTGTTCGTCTTTTTTGCCTTGACGGTGGCAGCGGCTGAAGTCGCAGTGGGCTTGGCCATCATCATCGCCTTACACCGATCCAAGGCGACGATCAATGTTGAAGAGTTCAACCTACTCAAGTGGTAA
- a CDS encoding NADH-quinone oxidoreductase subunit L, which yields MLYALIPFLPLAAFLVLGLGGSQIKDRAHLVAVPAVLFSLVLALSAFFEVASGSVISVQLYTWLVSGNLDIHIGLHIDRLTAVMLLLVTGVSSLVHIYTIGYMHGDSGYARFFSYIALFTFSMLMLVLADNLLQLFIFWEAVGLCSYLLIGHWYERASACAAATKAFLVNRIGDFGFMLGLLLVWYHFGSLNYLDIFPAIHEATDLTMNLLGPFGGVWDVSVFTLIALLLFTGAVGKSAQVPLHVWLPDAMEGPTPISALIHAATMVTAGVFMVARLAPIYNLSPTAMSVVAVTGAATMLLGATIALTQTDIKRVVAYSTVSQLGYMIMACGLGAYASGMYHLLTHGAFKALLFLGCGSVIIALHHEQDMRHMGGLKEKLPITYWTFVVGSLALAGFPLTAGFFSKDDILVSAWLAGDLGRVLTILGLLTALLTAFYSFRLVFVTFWGPSHADPQHAAHIQEPSRTMTTPLLILAVFSVLTGYLGIPSFLEPVFSTGQEAAAPHGSDGFMIMLAATTMGLLGIASAYYVYVLNPHLPDRLAGGLKSLYHASLNKWYVDELYDHLFVRPTLKAASGLWQRVDVEVIDGAVNGIARAIAWGGWLLRLIQSGQTQHYALAMAVGIVVIATMFLIL from the coding sequence ATGCTCTACGCCCTTATCCCATTCCTCCCATTAGCCGCCTTCCTTGTCTTAGGATTAGGGGGCTCCCAGATCAAGGACCGGGCTCACCTGGTCGCAGTCCCGGCAGTCTTGTTCTCGCTCGTGTTGGCGCTGTCGGCTTTTTTTGAAGTTGCCTCGGGTTCCGTCATTTCAGTCCAACTCTATACCTGGCTCGTGTCAGGTAATCTCGACATTCACATCGGCCTCCATATTGATCGTCTAACCGCCGTCATGCTTTTGCTGGTAACCGGCGTCAGCTCGCTCGTGCACATTTATACGATCGGTTACATGCACGGCGATTCGGGTTATGCCAGATTCTTCAGCTATATTGCCCTCTTCACCTTCTCTATGCTGATGCTTGTGCTCGCCGATAATTTGCTCCAGCTCTTCATATTCTGGGAAGCCGTTGGTCTGTGCTCGTATCTCTTGATCGGACATTGGTACGAGCGCGCGTCGGCCTGTGCCGCGGCAACCAAGGCCTTTCTTGTGAATCGTATAGGCGATTTCGGCTTTATGCTGGGCCTGCTGTTGGTCTGGTACCATTTTGGATCACTCAACTATCTCGACATCTTTCCCGCCATCCATGAAGCAACCGACTTGACGATGAATCTTCTCGGTCCGTTCGGAGGAGTGTGGGATGTTTCCGTATTCACGCTCATCGCCCTCTTACTATTCACCGGCGCGGTGGGTAAATCAGCACAAGTCCCTCTTCACGTCTGGTTGCCTGATGCAATGGAAGGCCCCACACCGATTTCGGCTCTCATTCACGCTGCCACAATGGTGACAGCCGGTGTATTCATGGTTGCACGGCTCGCTCCCATCTACAACCTGTCCCCCACCGCCATGAGCGTGGTCGCCGTGACCGGCGCTGCCACCATGCTTCTCGGAGCCACGATTGCGCTGACACAAACAGACATCAAGCGTGTGGTGGCCTATTCAACGGTAAGCCAGCTCGGGTACATGATCATGGCCTGTGGACTCGGCGCGTATGCTTCCGGCATGTACCATCTGTTAACCCACGGTGCCTTCAAGGCCCTGTTGTTCCTTGGCTGTGGCTCGGTGATCATCGCCCTTCACCATGAGCAGGACATGCGGCATATGGGCGGCCTCAAAGAGAAACTCCCGATTACCTATTGGACGTTCGTGGTCGGTTCACTCGCCCTTGCCGGATTTCCGCTCACGGCTGGATTTTTCAGCAAGGATGATATTCTAGTATCCGCTTGGCTAGCGGGAGATCTTGGTCGTGTTTTGACCATCTTGGGTTTATTGACGGCGCTCCTGACTGCCTTTTATAGCTTTCGACTCGTGTTCGTGACCTTTTGGGGACCGTCGCATGCCGATCCACAGCATGCCGCGCATATCCAAGAACCTTCACGAACGATGACGACGCCGCTCCTTATTCTGGCAGTCTTCAGCGTGCTGACCGGATACCTCGGCATTCCCTCATTTTTGGAGCCCGTCTTTTCTACCGGACAGGAAGCCGCTGCTCCGCACGGCTCCGACGGGTTCATGATCATGCTTGCCGCCACTACGATGGGGTTACTTGGTATCGCATCGGCCTACTATGTCTACGTACTGAACCCGCATCTTCCCGATCGCCTCGCTGGAGGGTTGAAAAGCCTCTATCACGCATCGTTGAACAAGTGGTATGTCGATGAACTGTACGACCATCTTTTCGTACGACCGACGTTGAAGGCAGCCTCCGGACTTTGGCAACGAGTCGATGTCGAGGTGATCGATGGCGCCGTTAATGGGATCGCTCGGGCAATCGCGTGGGGAGGATGGTTGTTGAGGCTCATCCAGAGCGGCCAAACCCAACACTACGCTCTGGCGATGGCCGTGGGTATCGTCGTAATTGCCACGATGTTCTTGATTCTTTAG